In one Vagococcus entomophilus genomic region, the following are encoded:
- a CDS encoding MetQ/NlpA family ABC transporter substrate-binding protein yields the protein MKKNLKNLGLAVLAFLLIGGLAACGSGSKESNQSVQKVKIGVVGSDTDVWDTVVKRLKKKNIDVELVKFTDYTQPNAALAEGEIDLNAFQHQIFLDNYNKEHGTKLVSIGNTVNSPLGIYSQKIKKVSQIKKGDTIAIPNDTTNGGRALRLLQTAGLIKVDEAKGYTPTVEDITENKLNLKITELDAAQTARALGDVTASVINGGMAVDAGLNPSKDAIYLEPVNASSKPYVNIIVANEKDKNKKVYQEIVKEYQTKATKEAIKETSKGANVAAWETFGKK from the coding sequence ATGAAAAAGAATTTAAAAAATTTAGGGTTAGCAGTATTAGCATTTTTATTGATTGGCGGGTTAGCAGCTTGTGGGAGCGGCAGTAAGGAAAGCAACCAGTCAGTCCAAAAAGTAAAAATTGGTGTAGTTGGATCGGATACAGATGTGTGGGATACTGTTGTCAAAAGACTCAAGAAGAAAAATATTGACGTAGAATTAGTTAAATTTACAGATTATACGCAGCCTAATGCAGCTCTTGCAGAGGGAGAAATTGATTTAAATGCATTCCAACATCAGATCTTTTTAGATAATTATAATAAAGAACATGGAACAAAATTAGTTTCTATCGGAAATACTGTTAATTCTCCACTTGGTATCTACTCTCAAAAAATAAAAAAAGTTAGCCAAATTAAAAAAGGAGATACGATTGCTATCCCGAATGATACAACAAATGGTGGGCGTGCCTTACGTTTGCTGCAAACCGCGGGTCTGATTAAAGTGGATGAAGCAAAAGGATATACCCCAACGGTAGAAGATATTACAGAAAATAAACTAAATCTAAAAATCACAGAGCTAGATGCTGCTCAAACTGCTAGAGCGTTGGGAGATGTCACAGCTTCTGTTATCAATGGTGGTATGGCGGTAGACGCAGGATTGAATCCAAGTAAAGACGCAATTTACCTTGAACCAGTAAATGCATCTTCTAAACCATATGTAAATATTATTGTAGCAAACGAAAAAGACAAGAATAAAAAAGTTTATCAAGAAATCGTAAAAGAATATCAAACAAAAGCAACAAAAGAAGCGATAAAAGAAACGTCTAAAGGCGCAAACGTCGCAGCTTGGGAAACCTTTGGTAAAAAATAA
- a CDS encoding amidohydrolase: MTQQVKLTIHDEIKQNAQEVIELRRHFHQHPEPSLKEYETIKTIKQKLDDLGLEYVSVGETGALATLKGGKGPGKTILLRADIDALELEDATGKDYASKNPGLNHACGHDGHAAALLGAVKVLKNRQEEFAGTIKFAFQQAEEIGAGARQFVQGGFLEEVDQVFGIHVDSSIEVGKLVATGGATNASCDIFKIKVSGESGHASRPDLGRDAVLAAASIVVELQKIVAREISPLEPVVVGIGALNAGTRYNIIANQATLEGTVRAFSHEARALAVKRVEEIARDVAKAHRTTITFENYDAAAPLINEKNATKLAQQVASEIVGSKNVIHDNPKSLGADDFADFLEIKPGIYGRVGIRNPENPETQYSHHHEKFDMDEKGLALATEYHVRYALEYLAQ, from the coding sequence ATGACACAACAAGTAAAACTAACGATACATGATGAAATTAAACAGAATGCCCAAGAAGTAATTGAACTAAGAAGACATTTTCATCAACATCCAGAACCAAGTCTAAAAGAATATGAAACGATCAAAACTATTAAACAAAAGCTGGATGATTTAGGACTAGAATATGTTTCTGTTGGTGAAACAGGTGCACTCGCAACATTAAAAGGTGGCAAAGGTCCAGGAAAAACCATTTTACTCAGAGCGGATATTGATGCTTTAGAACTAGAAGATGCGACAGGAAAAGACTACGCCTCAAAAAATCCTGGTCTGAATCATGCCTGTGGTCATGACGGCCACGCTGCCGCGCTGTTGGGCGCTGTAAAAGTGCTGAAAAATCGTCAAGAGGAGTTTGCAGGTACCATCAAATTTGCTTTTCAACAAGCAGAAGAAATTGGTGCTGGTGCTAGACAGTTTGTCCAAGGCGGGTTTTTAGAAGAGGTAGATCAAGTATTTGGTATCCATGTTGACTCCAGTATTGAAGTGGGAAAATTAGTCGCAACTGGTGGGGCAACCAATGCATCGTGTGATATATTTAAAATTAAAGTGAGTGGAGAAAGTGGGCATGCATCTCGGCCAGATCTTGGGCGTGATGCGGTACTTGCTGCTGCAAGTATTGTGGTGGAACTACAAAAGATTGTCGCACGCGAAATTTCTCCGTTAGAACCGGTAGTCGTGGGGATTGGTGCGCTAAATGCAGGCACAAGATATAATATTATCGCCAATCAAGCGACACTTGAAGGGACTGTTCGAGCTTTTAGTCATGAAGCACGAGCCTTGGCAGTCAAAAGAGTGGAAGAAATTGCACGGGATGTTGCCAAAGCACATCGGACAACGATTACCTTTGAAAATTATGATGCCGCAGCACCACTTATTAATGAAAAAAATGCGACAAAACTAGCGCAACAAGTAGCAAGCGAGATTGTTGGGAGCAAGAATGTGATTCATGATAATCCCAAAAGTTTAGGTGCAGATGATTTTGCTGATTTTTTAGAAATTAAGCCAGGAATATATGGACGCGTGGGAATTCGAAACCCAGAAAATCCGGAGACGCAATATAGTCATCATCATGAAAAGTTTGATATGGATGAAAAAGGACTTGCTCTAGCAACAGAGTACCACGTCCGCTATGCGTTAGAATACTTAGCTCAGTAA
- a CDS encoding alpha/beta hydrolase, which produces MKYAKRILMALILGIFAIVLGVIVMVNVSPKPFVHWLARTPQLTETPPSPKNIQIYTSQVTQLKNLTYPSKYKENKLDIYLPKKETSKKYPVILWVHGGAFITGDKKGLKDWGSMMASQGYIVVAMNYEVAPAAHYPAPVIQTSEVYAYLKKNAHHYPNMDLDKLIVGGDSAGAQIAGQFIAVQTNKSLADEMKMKQVVPKDTIKASLLYCGPYDIKYLTNVEGRLNRFFIGQLGWAYIGQKNWQQTQAARNASVSQQVTAGYPPTFLTDGNSGSFEKHAKRLEKNLKEKQVPVTTLFFDGKKQISHEYQFKLRTTEAKECFSQTKTFLEKYVK; this is translated from the coding sequence ATGAAATATGCAAAAAGGATTTTAATGGCGCTCATTTTGGGGATATTCGCTATCGTGCTAGGCGTGATTGTGATGGTGAATGTGTCTCCTAAGCCGTTTGTACACTGGTTGGCGCGTACACCGCAATTAACCGAGACACCGCCATCGCCAAAGAATATTCAGATTTACACGAGTCAAGTGACTCAATTGAAAAATTTAACCTATCCTTCAAAATATAAAGAAAATAAGCTAGATATCTACTTACCTAAGAAAGAGACTTCAAAAAAATATCCGGTTATTTTATGGGTTCACGGAGGGGCTTTTATTACTGGTGACAAAAAAGGACTCAAAGATTGGGGAAGTATGATGGCAAGTCAGGGGTATATAGTAGTGGCAATGAATTATGAAGTAGCACCTGCTGCACACTACCCAGCACCAGTTATTCAAACGAGTGAGGTGTACGCATACTTGAAGAAAAATGCACATCACTATCCCAATATGGATTTGGACAAACTCATTGTTGGGGGGGATTCTGCCGGTGCGCAAATTGCGGGTCAATTTATTGCTGTTCAAACAAATAAGTCCTTAGCTGATGAGATGAAGATGAAGCAAGTGGTGCCAAAAGACACAATAAAAGCGAGTCTTTTGTATTGTGGGCCTTATGACATCAAATACTTAACGAATGTTGAAGGACGTCTAAATCGGTTTTTTATCGGTCAACTCGGATGGGCGTATATTGGGCAAAAAAATTGGCAACAAACACAAGCAGCTCGGAATGCTTCTGTTAGTCAACAAGTGACAGCTGGGTACCCCCCGACTTTTTTAACAGATGGTAACTCTGGTTCTTTTGAAAAGCACGCAAAACGGTTGGAGAAAAACTTGAAAGAAAAACAAGTTCCAGTAACAACCTTATTTTTTGATGGGAAAAAGCAAATTTCTCATGAATATCAATTCAAGCTTCGGACAACTGAGGCAAAAGAGTGTTTTTCACAAACAAAGACTTTTTTAGAAAAATATGTAAAATAA